A stretch of Phragmites australis chromosome 12, lpPhrAust1.1, whole genome shotgun sequence DNA encodes these proteins:
- the LOC133887228 gene encoding uncharacterized protein LOC133887228 isoform X1, producing the protein MSRFGFMGILVVLFQSTTEKLHVNKAPLSRPSYEGGMCHLTKEVEEDGDNDDDNGAEDLEDDDEEEEDIEDDDEDSEDDVAREETEEEFLKRYALVAVGESIEIVEEGDIDEETQDIELDSLEEGHTTGGSFSDAKPTYTPGPN; encoded by the exons ATGAGTAGATTTGGATTTATGGGGATTTTAGTTGTTCTGTTTCAGAGTACAACTGAGAAGCTACATGTGAACAAGGCTCCACTATCCAGGCCATCTTACGAAGGCGGCATGTGTCATCTTACGAAG GAGGTTGAAGAGGATggggacaatgatgatgataacGGTGCAGAAGATCTTGAGGATGacgatgaagaggaggaagacattgaagatgatgatgag GATTCGGAGGATGATGTTGCGCGAGAAGAGACGGAAGAGGAATTTCTTAAAAGATATGCACTGGTGGCTGTGGGTGAGTCTATCGAGATTGTTGAGGAAGGAGACATTGATGAAGAAACCCAAGATATTGAATTGG ATTCTCTGGAAGAAGGGCATACAACAGGTGGTTCTTTCTCTGATGCAAAACCAACCTACACTCCAGGTCCAAACTGA
- the LOC133887228 gene encoding uncharacterized protein LOC133887228 isoform X2, with amino-acid sequence MSRFGFMGILVVLFQSTTEKLHVNKAPLSRPSYEGGMCHLTKVEEDGDNDDDNGAEDLEDDDEEEEDIEDDDEDSEDDVAREETEEEFLKRYALVAVGESIEIVEEGDIDEETQDIELDSLEEGHTTGGSFSDAKPTYTPGPN; translated from the exons ATGAGTAGATTTGGATTTATGGGGATTTTAGTTGTTCTGTTTCAGAGTACAACTGAGAAGCTACATGTGAACAAGGCTCCACTATCCAGGCCATCTTACGAAGGCGGCATGTGTCATCTTACGAAG GTTGAAGAGGATggggacaatgatgatgataacGGTGCAGAAGATCTTGAGGATGacgatgaagaggaggaagacattgaagatgatgatgag GATTCGGAGGATGATGTTGCGCGAGAAGAGACGGAAGAGGAATTTCTTAAAAGATATGCACTGGTGGCTGTGGGTGAGTCTATCGAGATTGTTGAGGAAGGAGACATTGATGAAGAAACCCAAGATATTGAATTGG ATTCTCTGGAAGAAGGGCATACAACAGGTGGTTCTTTCTCTGATGCAAAACCAACCTACACTCCAGGTCCAAACTGA